A single region of the Amia ocellicauda isolate fAmiCal2 chromosome 8, fAmiCal2.hap1, whole genome shotgun sequence genome encodes:
- the LOC136755006 gene encoding E3 ubiquitin-protein ligase MARCHF3 — protein MTTSRCSHLPEVLPDCTDAAPAGKAVEDSNSPANGQPQYVMQVSAKDGQLLSTVVRTLATQSPFNDRPMCRICHEGSGQEDLLSPCECTGTLGTIHRSCLEHWLSASNTSFCELCHFKFSVERKARPLIEWLKNPGPQHEKRTLFGDMVCFLFITPLATISGWLCLRGAVDHLHFSSRLEAVGLIALTVALFTIYLFWTLVSFRYHCRLYNEWRRTNQRVILLLPKSTSAPSTQQSLLGLPPVKRNSKETIV, from the exons ATGACAACCAGCCGCTGCAGTCATCTGCCGGAGGTGCTGCCAGACTGCACAGACGCAGCCCCTGCAGGAAAGGCAGTGGAGGACTCCAACAGCCCGGCGAATGGACAGCCACAGTATGTCATGCAAGTTTCGGCTAAGGACGGGCAGCTGCTGTCAACAGTAGTCAGGACTCTCGCCACCCAGAG CCCCTTCAATGACCGGCCCATGTGCAGGATCTGCCATGAAGGCAGCGGGCAGGAGGACCTGCTGTCACCCTGTGAGTGCACGGGCACCTTGGGCACCATCCACCGGAGCTGCCTGGAGCACTGGCTCTCCGCCTCTAACACCAGCTTCTGCGAACTCTGCCACTTCAAGTTCAGCGTGGAACGCAAGGCCCGGCCGCTGATCGAG TGGTTGAAGAACCCCGGCCCCCAGCATGAGAAGAGGACTCTATTTGGAGACATGGTGTGCTTTCTCTTCATCACCCCCCTTGCCACGATCTCGGGGTGGCTGTGTTTGCGTGGAGCTGTGGACCATCTGCACTTTAGCAGCAGATTGGAGGCTGTGGGACTGATTGCACTGACTGTTGCACTATTTACTATTTACCTCTTTTGGACACTT GTTTCTTTTAGGTATCACTGTAGACTATATAATGAATGGCGTCGGACCAATCAGAGAGTGATTTTGCTTCTCCCAAAGTCAACTAGTGCTCCGTCGACACAGCAGTCTCTGCTCGGGCTGCCTCCCGTCAAACGCAACTCGAAAGAGACGATTGTTTGA